GAGGCGGACCACCCGGAGCCGTTCGGGGCCCTCGGCGTGCAGACAGGCGTTGGTGACGAGTTCGGAGACGACGAGCAGGACGTCGTCGGCGGCGGCCCGGCGGTCGGCGGTGGCGGCGGGCAGCCAGCCCCACTCGGTCAGCGCCGTACGGGTGAAGTCGCGGGCGAGCGGGACGGTGCCGCTGGTCTCGGCGAGCGCGAGCGTACGGACGTCGGAAGCCTGGTCCATCAGCGCTTCACCTCACCGGTCGACGAGACAGCAGGGGCAGGGACGAGCAAGAGGGGCGGTGCGAGGGGCCTCCGGGGTCAGCCGGAGCCGGGCAGTGCGGTGGCGAGGGTGTCGTGCACGGTGAAGACCGCCTCCGCGCCGGTGATCCGGAAGACCCGGGCCACCGCGGGCCGCATGGCCACCAGATGGACCCCGCCGCCGCCCGCCTCGGCCCGCAGTCGCGCCCCGAGGAGCACGTTGAGCCCGGTCGAGTCGCAGAAGCCGAGCCCCGCGCAGTCCACGACGAGCCGGACGCGGCCGGCGTCGAGGGCCGCGTCGAGCGGGGCGCGGAGCAGCTCGGCGGTGTGGTGATCGAGCTCACCCACCGGTACGAGGAGCTCGGCGCCGCCGTCCACGGCCCTGGCCTCGACCCGCAGCCGCGCGCTGCCGATGTGCTGGTGGTCCATGGCCGTCCCCCTCCTCGATCGACTCCGGGAAACCCTACTAGCGGGGCGCCTTCCGGTGCACACGAGCCCCCCACATACCACCCAAACCAGACATTCGCCACTTGCAACGATCGCCGCGGAGCAGGTAGGGCTAGTAAGCAACACCCGATCCAGCCGGCTTTGGAGGCGCCGCACACCGCACCCGGACACCCATCCAGGAGGAGACCCATGTCACCCCGGCTCGACGCCCCGCGCACCCCCACCGCGCCGTCGACACCAGCCCTTCCCCACCCCCACCACCCCACACCCGCGCCGCACCCGGCGCTCGACGGCCCGCTCGACCGGGTCGCCCCCGCCGACGCCCGCGCCCTCTCGAAGGACCTCTTCGCCCGGCTCGCCGAGCTGGAGGAGGGCACCCACGAGCACGCGTACGTCCGCAACACCCTCGTCGAACTCAACCTGGCCCTGGTCCGCTTCGCCGCCGCCCGCTTCGGCACCCGCAGCGAACCCATGGAGGACATCGTCCAGGTCGGCACGATCGGCCTCATCAAGGCCATCGACCGCTTCGAACTCGCCCGCGGCGTCGAATTCCCCACCTTCGCGATGCCGACCATCATCGGCGAGATCAAGCGCTTCTTCCGCGACACCTCCTGGTCCGTGCACGTCCCCCGCCGGCTCCAGGAACTCCGCCTCGACCTGGCGCGGGCCGGCGACGCCCTCTCCCAGCGCCTCGACCGGGCCCCGACCGTCGCCGAACTCGCCGCCGAACTCCACCTCACCGAGGACGAGGTCGTCGAGGGCATGGCCGCCAGCAACGCCTACACGGCCGCCTCCCTCGACGCCCAGACCGAGGACGACGACCACGGCCAGAACGAGACCACCCTCGCCGACCGGCTCGGCTACGAGGACCACGGCCTCACCGGCATCGAGTACGTGGCCTCCCTCAAGCCGATGATCGCCTCGCTCCCCGAACGCGAACGGCTGATCCTCTCCCTCCGGTTCGTCACCGGACTCACCCAGTCGGAGATCGGCGCCGAACTCGGCATCTCCCAGATGCACGTCTCCCGGCTGCTCTCCCGCACCCTCGCGCGGCTGCGCCGCGGGCTGACCCTGGAGGAATGACACCTCTCCGGCGGAATCACCTCCGAAGACCCCCGCGAACCGCCAAGATGGCGACGGAAAGGGCCCGTTCACGGTCGACCGACCCGGACGGGCCCTTCCGCGCGACCACAGCGGGTCCCGGGCGGGGCGTTGTTGACGACCCGTCCGGAATGGGCCACATTGAGCCCGGGGATTCAGGGGGGAATCTGTCATGGTTTCTGCGTACGCGGAACTGGAAGAGGGCATGCGCGCACGGCTGGGGGGCCGGGAGTGCCTCTACGTGCCGTCGTGCCGCCTCGGCCTCTACCTCGCGCTGCGCCACTGGTGCGCCCCCGGCGGCCGGGTGCTCATGTCGCCCGTCAACGACGACGTCATCTTCTTCGTGGTGCTCGCCGCAGGACTCCGGCCCGTCCAGGCACCGCTCGACCCGCGCGACGGCTCCCTCGACCCGGCGGCCGTCCCCGACTCCGTCTGGTCCGGGCTCTCCGCCGTCCTCACCACCAACCTGTACGGCAACCCCGACCCGGCACCCGAGCTGCGCGCCCGCTGCGACCGGCTCGGCATCCCGCTCCTGGAGGACGCCGCCCACGCCATCGGCTCCGCCGTCGGCGGCCGCCCGGCCGGCGCCTGGGGCGACGCCTCCGTCTTCAGCCTCTCCAAGCACACCGGGGCCAAGACCGGCGGTTTCCTCAGCGTCGCCGACCCCGCGCTCCGCGACGGACTCGCCGCCGCCCGCGACGCCCTGCTCCGGCCGGCCCGGCTCGGCAAGGAACTCGCCTACCTGGCCCGCCCGTACGCCGAGGCCACCGCCCGCGGGCTGCGCCTCGCCCGCCCCGCGCACGCCGCCCTCCGCGCCCTCGGCCTGCACGAGCGGCCCGGGATCCGGATGCCGTTGCGCCCCGCCGAACTGGCCCGCGCCCTCGACGCCGCCCCCGCCCTCGACCCCTTCCACTCCTGGGTCCGGGTCGACATGCACGACTACCGGCTCCGCCCCGGCGCCGGCCGCCTGCACCGCACCCGCCGCAGGTTCGCCGCACTCGACACCGTCCTCGACGCCCACCGCGCCGGCACCGCCCGCCTCCTCGCCAGCGAGTACTCCGGCCAGGGCCTCCCCGCCGACGGCGCCGTCCCGCCGCTCTTCCGGGTACCGCTCCTGGTCGAGGACCGCGACGCCGCCGTCGCCGCCCTCGCCCGCCGCCGCATCACCGTCGGCTACCTGTACGACCCGCCCCTCGACACCTACGCCGGGGACGCCTTCACCGACCCCTCCCCCGCCCCGGCCGCCGCCGCCTGGTTCGCCCGGCACGCCCTGCCCGTCGACCCCCGCCGCGCCGACGAGGCGCTCGCCGCGCTGCGTGCCTCCGGCGCCCGGCCCGCCGTGCCCTCACCCGCCCTCGGCGGCGCCCGGTGACCGAGACCGTACGGGCGCGGGGCGCCGACCCGGACGCCCCCGGGACGTCCGGCGCCGGGGCCTCCGAGGCCAAGGGCGGCAAGGACTCCGGCGACGACTCGCTCTTCCGCAACGCCTACGCCCTCATGCTCTCCACCGGCGTCTCCGCCGCCCTCGGTCTCGGCTTCTGGCTGGTCGCCGCCCGCTACTACACGGAGGACGCGGTCGGCCAGGGCTCGGCCGCCATCGCCGCCCAGCGGATGCTCGCCTCCATCACCGCCACCACCCTCTCCGGTGCCGTCGTCCGCTACGTCCCCCGGGCCGGCCGCGCCACCGGCCCGCTCGTCGCCCGCCTCTACCTGCTCAGCACGGTGGTGGTGGCCGCCGCCTCCGGGATCTTCCTGCTCACCCTGGACTGGTGGGGACCCTCGTACGCCCCGCTCGGCACCCTCTCCGCCGGGATCTTCTTCACCCTGTCCTCCGTCGGCTGGGCGCTGCTCACCCTCCAGGACGGCGTCCTCACCGGACTGCGCAAGGCCTTCTGGGTGCCGGTCGGCAACACCGTCTTCTCCGCCGGCAAGCTCGTCCTGCTGGTCGCCCTCGCCGCCGCCCTGCCCGTCCTCGGCGTCTTCGTCTCCTGGGCGGCGGCGATCGCGCTCTCCACGATCCCGCTGGCCTGGCTGGTCTTCCGCCGGCTCATCCCGGAGCAGGCCCGCGCCGACCGGGACCGCGAGCCGCCCACGTACCGCGAGATCGGCCGCTTCGTCGCCGGGGACGCCGTCGGCGCCTTCTTCAGCCTGCTCATGATCAGCCTGCTGCCGGTGATGGTCGCCGTCCGCTTCGACGCCGCCCACAACGCCTTCTTCTACACGGCCTACACCGTCGGCGGCACCATGGAGTTCATGGCCATCAACATGGCCTCCTCGCTCACCGCGCACGCCTCCCACAGCCCCGAGTCCCTCGCCGAGGGCGTCCGCGGCGCGCTGCGCCGGATGGTGCTGCTGCTCGTCCCGGTCGTCCTCGTCCTGGTCCTCTTCGCCCCGCTGATCCTCGCCCCCTTCGGCCAGGGCTACACCGACAACGGCTCGACGGTGCTGCGGCTGCTCGCCGCCGGGGCGCTCCCCCGCGTCGCGGTCGAGCTGTACATCGGGGTGCTCCGCGTCCAGGGCCGCACCGGGATGCTCGCCGCCGTCCAGGGCGGCATGTGCGTGCTCGTCCTGGGCAGCGCGGCCGTCCTCCTCGGCCCGTACGGCATCAGCGGGGCCGGGATGGCGGTGCTCGGCGGGATGACCGTGATGGCCGTCGCCTGCGCCCCGGGGCTGCGGGCGGTCCTCCGGGGCCGGGCGCCGGAGCGCGAGCCGGAGCCGGCCGCGCCGGAGAGCTCCCCCGCGCCGGAGGACTGGGGGTCCCCCCTGGTCGAAGACCTCGGAGGAGGCACCAGCTGGGCGCGGCAGAACGCCTATCTGCGCACCACGGCCGCGCACGACACGGTGACGCCCGCGTTCGGCATCCCGGTGTACGTGCCCCGGCCGCGCGCGCCCGAGCCCGCCCCGGTACGCCGGGAACCGCCGCCGGCTCCGGGCCGGGACCGGTGGCGGCCGGTCCTGTGGGCGCTGCTCGGGGCGGCGGCGGTGGCGTTCTGGCTGCCGCTGGCCGTCGCCGAGCCGCTGGACGTGGCCCGGCTGTCCGGCACCGGGCTGCTGTCCGCGCTGCCGGCGCCGACCCTGGCGGCGGCCGGCGCGCTGGTCGCGCTCCAGGGCACGGCGGTCGGCCTGCGCGCGTTCCGTGCCGGCTTCGCCGGCGCCGTCGTCGCGGCCACCTTCCTCGCCCTGCACACCGCGCCGCCGCTGCTCGGCCTGCTGCCGCCGGTGGCCGCGGGGCCGGGCGCCGAGCTGCTGGGCCCGGGCGCGGCCGGCTGGGTGGCGCCGGTGGCGGCACAGGTCCTGTGCCTGCTGCTGGCGGCGGCGCTGCTGCGGGTGCTGGGGGCCGGCGGGCGGACCACCGCCGGGGTGGTGTGGGTGCTGGTCTGGGCGGGCTGGGCGGGGCAGCAGTCCGTCGCCGCCGCCCCGCTGCCGCTGCTGCTCGGCCTGGCCGGGATCACGATGGCGGCGTACGCGATCCGGGGTCTGCGCTCCTGACGGCGGTCACCGTCGCGGCAGGGGCTGCCGGAAGTACGGGTCCTGGCCGGCGGTCCGGTACCCCTGGAGTCCCGGGCCCGCGTCGACGGTCAGGTCGCAGCCGGGGCCGGGCACGGCCCGGTTCCAGTGGACGTACGCCTTCGCCTCCGGGAGCGTGGGGGCGACCTCGGGGATCCGCGCGTACCAGTCGCGCTGGCGGTCGGGGCGCTCCGGGTCGGGCGCGGTGGCGAACTCGGCCAGCATGACGGGCTTCCGGCCGGAGATGTTCGCACGGAGCCAGTCGTAGGTGGGGCGCTGGCTGGCGTCGAAGTCGCGCCAGGTGTCGGTGCCGTGGCAGCGGTAGTAGTTGTACTGGTCCATGCCGATCCAGTCGACGTACCGGTCGCCGGGGTAGAGCCGCTTCATCTCGTCGGCCATGCCGAGGTAGCCGGAGACGGTCCACACCCAGACGACGTTGTCGGCGCCCAGCAGCCGGAAGCGGTCGTGGAGGTGCCGGTAGGCGGCGACGTACTCGGCGGGGGTGCCGGCGCCCTCCTTGATCCGGGCGTCGACCTCCTGGTCGAAGGAGAGGAAGACCCGTTTGCCGTACGCCTTGATGCGGCGGATCTGCGGGTCGACGATCTCGGCGTCGTAGCGGCCGGAGGCGATGTTCTTCCAGCCGAGCTGGGTCTCGGTCCAGCCGGCGTGGTGGGGTTCCTTCCAGACGGTGGACTCCCAGGCGAGCATCAGCAGCCGGTCGCGGCCGAGTTCGCGTTCGTCGTCGGTGAGGAGGGTGCCGTCGAGTTCGTTGCCCGACATGTCGTGGTACGTGTACACGAGGTCGAGCCTGCGGCCGATCTTGCGCTCGAAGGCGTACACCGGCCGGGTGAGCGAACCGTCCTGGTCGTAGGGGAGGTACGCGCCCCACCAGGCCCCGCAGGGGGAGACGAGCCGGGAGTCGGCGGCGCAGCGGTCGCCGCCCTCGGCGACCGTGGCCCACACCCCTATCCCGGCGGTCAGCGCGCCGACGGCGGCGAGGGCGACGGCGAGCCGTCCGGCGGCCGAGCCGCGGGCGTGCCGGCCGGTCACCGGCCCCCACCGGGCCCTCGCTCACGGGACAGGAAGGATTCGGCGCCGTCGGGTTCGACGGCGCCTCTGGTGGCGGCGGGCAGCGGCAGGCCGGGGAGGAGGGCGGCGGCCGTGGTGAGGACGGCGAGCGGGACGAGGAAGGCGGGCACGGAGAAACCTCCGATCAGGAAGAGGACGGTGGCGGTGAGCGCGGCGAGCGCGAGGCTGAGCGGGGCCGCGAGGGCGAACGCCTCCAGGCGGGCGCCGGGCCGCAGTCCGCGCGGCTGGGGGTGGAGCAGGGCCAGGCCGGGCCCGAGGCAGACGAAGAGGAGGACGGGCGGCCAGCGGAGCACGGAGCCGTCGGGGAGCAGGGTCGCCGCGAGGGCGACCCAGCCGGAGGAGGCGACGGCGGCCCGGGCCCGGTGCGAGGGCGTGGTCATGAGGCACCGCCCGGGGTGGTGGTCGACGGGGTGTAGGCGAGGACGATCCCGTACGGGTGCTCCTCGACGGTCCTGAACAGCGGGGACTCCTTGAGCCGGTCGCGGAGTGCGGTGAAGCCGCCGGGCGGCAGCAGCCCCTCGCCGGCGGTGTAGATGTCCTGGGTGCGGGTGAGGACGACGTGCGCGGTGGTTCCGGGCGGGATGCGGTCGGCGAGGTAGCGGGCCGGGTCGGCGAGCATCCGTTCGTTCTCCGGGAGTTCCTGCTCGGCGAAGAACCAGTGCTCGACCTCGTCGTACCGGTGCAGCGCCTGCGGGAAGGAGCCGGAGGTGGCGAGGAGCAGCCCGCCCTCGGGCAGCCGGTCGATGGCACGGGTGACCAGCGCGGACTCGGCGGGCGGGGTGTAGTACATGGCGTCCTTGCCGTAGTACGCGGGCAGGAAGCCGGCGGTCAGGGCGAGCAGGACGGCCGGCAGGGCGACGGCGGCGGCCCGGCGGCGGACGACCGCCCCTCTGCTGCGGCGGGCGCCGCCGGCGGCGGGCACCAGCGCGGCGGCGGCGAAGAACGCGGCCCCGGGCAGTCCGAAGAGGTAGACCCGGAAGAGCATCTCGCCGCCGTAGTCGTTGACCGCGAAGAGCGGAACGGGGGCGGCCGAGGCGAGCAGCAGCGGGAGCGCGCCGCGGGTGAGCCGGCGGCGGGCGAGGACGGCGATCCCGGCGCACAGGACGACGGCGAGGGCCATGGCGATGCCGGCCTTGCCGGCGAGCTCGGGCCCGGGTCCGGTGAGCTGTCCGGTGTATCCGGCGCGGGAGTTCTGGGTGAGCCGGCCGAGGGACTCCTTGAGGGTGCCCAGGGTCTCCATGAAGAGCGGGCGGCCCATGGTGAGGTCCCAGGCGAGCATGATCAGGCCGGCGACGGCGAGCAGGCCGAGGTTGCGGTAGCGGCGGGTGAGGCAGAGGGCGGCCAGGACCACGCAGAGCATCACCGGCGTGAGCTGGTGGACCGCGTTCACCGCCAGGATCAGCGGGGACAGGATCAGCACGCCGACGGCCCGCTGCCGGGTGGTCGTGGCCGGCGGCACGGAGGCCGCGGCCGGGTCGAGCGCCGTCCGGTCGCGCAGCCGTCCGGCGCTGCCGGGCCGGACGAAGTGGCGCAGGACGACGGTGAGCACGGTCAGGTGGAGGACGTAGGCGAGGCCCTGCGGGGCGAGGTAGTCCTGGCCGACCCAGTTGGCGAGCTGGAAGATCCAGACGGCGGTCCAGACGAGCCGCCAGTCCTCGGTGAAGGTGCGGTAGAGCAGCACCAGCACCGGGAGGAGGATCAGGCCGAGGACGATGGGCGCCCAGTTGAGGTAGACGGCGGTGGACTCGACGCCGAAGGCGCGGACGAGCGCCGCGTTGAGGGTGAAGAAGCCGGGCCACTGGTCGTAGGCCGACATGTTGCCGGACAGGGCGGCGCCCGGGCGGAGTTCGCCCGCGCCGAGGATCGTGTTGACGACGGCGTCGTGCTTGGACGCCCACGGGTAGCGCACCGAGTCGTAGAGGACGGCGGGCGCCGCCTTGAGGGCGACGAGGAGGGCGACGCAGTAGACGAGCGGCCAGCCCGGCGAGGTGCCGGCGCGGCGCAGCGCCACCAGGAACCCGGCGGTGAGGACGACGAGCGAGGCGTAGAAGGGCACGGGCAGCCGGTCGAGGAGCCCGAAGTCGTCCATGGAGCGGAAGTCGACCAGGGGCAGCGACACCCCCCACAGGCCGAGGCCGACGACCAGCAGGGCCGGGGTCAGCCAGGTGAGGGCGGAGGCGGCGGGGGCACGGCGGGGGCGGGGCACGGGCGCCCCGCCGGTCCCGTCGGCCCTTTCGGCCCGGGGTCCGGTCTCCCGGTCGGGGGCGGCGGGTCGGCCGGGCACGGCCCCCTCGCCCACCGGTGCCGGCTCCTGGTGGTGCTGTCGCACGTCGCGTTCTCCCCCCACGGTCCCTCGGACGAAGCAAGGGAACGTACTGCGGTTCTGTCCTGGTACACAACTCCCGTCTCGTGTACGGGCTTTGTCGATCTTGTCGGGTTCGTTCAGCCGGCGAACTCCGGCCCCTTCACCAGGGCTCTGGCCCTGCGGTAGAGCCGCCAGCCGACGGTGGGCAGCGAGTCGGGGTAGGGGGCGGACCGGGCGCCCGTGCCCTCCATCCACGCCTCCACGTCGGCGGCGGTGTGGTCCCGGCGGACGATGAGCCGGGCGATCCGGAACAGCTCGTCGGTCTCGGAGCTGAGCGCGTGCCGGACGGCGACGGCCGAGGCGTATCCGGCGGCCTGCGCGGCCCGGCGGACGGCGGGGCTGTTGTAGCCGTGCGGATAGGCGAGGTGGCGCACCTCGTGGCCGAGGACGTCCTCCAGCTCCGCCTTGGAGTCGCGCAGTTCGCTCCGGAGCGCGGCCGGGCGGAGGGTGTCGAGCTGGGGGTGGCTGACCGTGTGGCCGCCGACCTCCATCCCGTACTCCTCCAGGCGGGGGGCCTGCGCCAGGGTCATCATCGGCGCGGGCGGCAGCAGGCAGGGCCGGCCGGGGGCGAGCGCGCCCGTGGTCAGGTACGCGGTGGCGGGCAGCGACCGGCGGGCGAGTGCCTCGGCGGTCGGGCCGGCGAGGTCGGCGAAGCCGTCGTCGAAGGTGAGGACGACGGGCCGGGGCGGCAACGGGGTGCCGGCGGCGAGGTGCCCGACGAGCGCGCCGACGGTCAGCGGGGTGCGGCCGCTGCCGGTGATCGCGTCGAGGTGCGCGGCGAACTGGCGGGGGGTGACGGTGAATTCCGCGATCCAGCCGGGCGGGTCGTCCATCACCGGGTGGTAGAGGAGGACCGGGATGCGGGTGGCGGGGGGCGCGCCGCTCATCGGAAGGCTCCGTTCATCCGCGCCTTGAGGTAGCCCAGCGGGCCGTAGAGCATGCCGCGCCGCTCCAGGCGGGAGAGGGAGGCCGGCCAGGGGTGGCTGTGGGTGCCGTGCTGACCGGGGGCGTGCCCCTGCTGGTCTCCCCCGCCGCGCTCGGCGGTCATGGCCCGGGCGTGCGCGAGGCCGCGCGGCACCCGGGCGAGGAGGGCGGGCAGCAGGGCGGGGCGGCGGACCAGGGTGGCGGTGAGGTACGCGGTGAGGCCGGCGCCGTAGCCGTACGCCTGGTTCCGCAGGTCCTGCCAGGTCTCGCGGTGGTGGTGCCAGACGAGGGCGTCCGGCGTGTAGCGGAGCCGGTGTCCGGCGGCGAGGACGGCGACGAAGGCGTACAGGTCGTCGCCGCCCTTCGCCGGGGTCCCGGTGCCGGTGGCCGGGTCGAAGCCGCCCGCGCGGCGGAGCGCGGAGGCCCGGAAGGCCATGTTGGCGCCGGAGCCGAAGCTGCCCGCCGTGAACGGGAACAGCGGCTCGTCGGCGGGCGGCCGCGCCGGGTCGTACAGGCGGGGCGCGAAGCCCTTGGCGAAGCCGCCGTGGGACTCCAGGAGGATCTGGGCGGGGGTGGTGAGCCGGGCGGGCAGGATGAGGCCGGTGACGCAGCCGAGGCCCGGGTCGGCGGCGAAGGGCGCCGCGAGCGCGCTCAGCCAGCGCGGGTCGGCGATCACGTCGTCGTCGGTGAAGGCCAGGATCTCGCCGCGGGCGGCGGCGACCCCGGCG
The Streptomyces roseofulvus genome window above contains:
- a CDS encoding polysaccharide deacetylase family protein — its product is MSGAPPATRIPVLLYHPVMDDPPGWIAEFTVTPRQFAAHLDAITGSGRTPLTVGALVGHLAAGTPLPPRPVVLTFDDGFADLAGPTAEALARRSLPATAYLTTGALAPGRPCLLPPAPMMTLAQAPRLEEYGMEVGGHTVSHPQLDTLRPAALRSELRDSKAELEDVLGHEVRHLAYPHGYNSPAVRRAAQAAGYASAVAVRHALSSETDELFRIARLIVRRDHTAADVEAWMEGTGARSAPYPDSLPTVGWRLYRRARALVKGPEFAG
- a CDS encoding lipopolysaccharide biosynthesis protein — protein: MTETVRARGADPDAPGTSGAGASEAKGGKDSGDDSLFRNAYALMLSTGVSAALGLGFWLVAARYYTEDAVGQGSAAIAAQRMLASITATTLSGAVVRYVPRAGRATGPLVARLYLLSTVVVAAASGIFLLTLDWWGPSYAPLGTLSAGIFFTLSSVGWALLTLQDGVLTGLRKAFWVPVGNTVFSAGKLVLLVALAAALPVLGVFVSWAAAIALSTIPLAWLVFRRLIPEQARADRDREPPTYREIGRFVAGDAVGAFFSLLMISLLPVMVAVRFDAAHNAFFYTAYTVGGTMEFMAINMASSLTAHASHSPESLAEGVRGALRRMVLLLVPVVLVLVLFAPLILAPFGQGYTDNGSTVLRLLAAGALPRVAVELYIGVLRVQGRTGMLAAVQGGMCVLVLGSAAVLLGPYGISGAGMAVLGGMTVMAVACAPGLRAVLRGRAPEREPEPAAPESSPAPEDWGSPLVEDLGGGTSWARQNAYLRTTAAHDTVTPAFGIPVYVPRPRAPEPAPVRREPPPAPGRDRWRPVLWALLGAAAVAFWLPLAVAEPLDVARLSGTGLLSALPAPTLAAAGALVALQGTAVGLRAFRAGFAGAVVAATFLALHTAPPLLGLLPPVAAGPGAELLGPGAAGWVAPVAAQVLCLLLAAALLRVLGAGGRTTAGVVWVLVWAGWAGQQSVAAAPLPLLLGLAGITMAAYAIRGLRS
- a CDS encoding DegT/DnrJ/EryC1/StrS family aminotransferase; translation: MVSAYAELEEGMRARLGGRECLYVPSCRLGLYLALRHWCAPGGRVLMSPVNDDVIFFVVLAAGLRPVQAPLDPRDGSLDPAAVPDSVWSGLSAVLTTNLYGNPDPAPELRARCDRLGIPLLEDAAHAIGSAVGGRPAGAWGDASVFSLSKHTGAKTGGFLSVADPALRDGLAAARDALLRPARLGKELAYLARPYAEATARGLRLARPAHAALRALGLHERPGIRMPLRPAELARALDAAPALDPFHSWVRVDMHDYRLRPGAGRLHRTRRRFAALDTVLDAHRAGTARLLASEYSGQGLPADGAVPPLFRVPLLVEDRDAAVAALARRRITVGYLYDPPLDTYAGDAFTDPSPAPAAAAWFARHALPVDPRRADEALAALRASGARPAVPSPALGGAR
- a CDS encoding glycoside hydrolase family 26 protein, which gives rise to MTGRHARGSAAGRLAVALAAVGALTAGIGVWATVAEGGDRCAADSRLVSPCGAWWGAYLPYDQDGSLTRPVYAFERKIGRRLDLVYTYHDMSGNELDGTLLTDDERELGRDRLLMLAWESTVWKEPHHAGWTETQLGWKNIASGRYDAEIVDPQIRRIKAYGKRVFLSFDQEVDARIKEGAGTPAEYVAAYRHLHDRFRLLGADNVVWVWTVSGYLGMADEMKRLYPGDRYVDWIGMDQYNYYRCHGTDTWRDFDASQRPTYDWLRANISGRKPVMLAEFATAPDPERPDRQRDWYARIPEVAPTLPEAKAYVHWNRAVPGPGCDLTVDAGPGLQGYRTAGQDPYFRQPLPRR
- a CDS encoding STAS domain-containing protein; this encodes MDHQHIGSARLRVEARAVDGGAELLVPVGELDHHTAELLRAPLDAALDAGRVRLVVDCAGLGFCDSTGLNVLLGARLRAEAGGGGVHLVAMRPAVARVFRITGAEAVFTVHDTLATALPGSG
- a CDS encoding glycosyltransferase; translation: MSVAELDLGGPAPTLRPAPGAEQPVPGDVYALVRVDGRPAATVLGRYEPGEDPAEVLAALAAKRLTDTGPGTAAERLAAAERTPAPSRTPPASVVVATRERPASLARALDSLLAQDHPDHELIVVDNAPRTSATHDLVTERYAGRVRYVREDRPGLATAHNAGVAAARGEILAFTDDDVIADPRWLSALAAPFAADPGLGCVTGLILPARLTTPAQILLESHGGFAKGFAPRLYDPARPPADEPLFPFTAGSFGSGANMAFRASALRRAGGFDPATGTGTPAKGGDDLYAFVAVLAAGHRLRYTPDALVWHHHRETWQDLRNQAYGYGAGLTAYLTATLVRRPALLPALLARVPRGLAHARAMTAERGGGDQQGHAPGQHGTHSHPWPASLSRLERRGMLYGPLGYLKARMNGAFR
- a CDS encoding ATP-binding protein, with protein sequence MDQASDVRTLALAETSGTVPLARDFTRTALTEWGWLPAATADRRAAADDVLLVVSELVTNACLHAEGPERLRVVRLSRTVRLEVTDRGAGQPAPRTPHRAGRPGGHGMFIVQRLCLDWGIQRVPGAPGKTVWAELASPA
- a CDS encoding RNA polymerase sigma factor SigF, which gives rise to MSPRLDAPRTPTAPSTPALPHPHHPTPAPHPALDGPLDRVAPADARALSKDLFARLAELEEGTHEHAYVRNTLVELNLALVRFAAARFGTRSEPMEDIVQVGTIGLIKAIDRFELARGVEFPTFAMPTIIGEIKRFFRDTSWSVHVPRRLQELRLDLARAGDALSQRLDRAPTVAELAAELHLTEDEVVEGMAASNAYTAASLDAQTEDDDHGQNETTLADRLGYEDHGLTGIEYVASLKPMIASLPERERLILSLRFVTGLTQSEIGAELGISQMHVSRLLSRTLARLRRGLTLEE